The following proteins are co-located in the Lagenorhynchus albirostris chromosome 2, mLagAlb1.1, whole genome shotgun sequence genome:
- the CELSR2 gene encoding cadherin EGF LAG seven-pass G-type receptor 2 isoform X5 has product MRSPAARAPLPTPLPLLLLLLPPLLGDQVGPCRSLGPGGRGSSGACAPVGWLCPASSSNLWLYTSRCRDAGTELTGHLVPHHDGLRVWCPESGAHIPLPPAPEGCPWSCRLLGVGGHLSPQGKLALPHEHLCLKAPRLRCQSCKLVQTPGFRAGESSAEASMGGRRKRNVNTAPQFQPPSYQATVPENQPAGTPVASLRAIDPDEGEAGRLEYTMDALFDSRSNHFFSLDPITGAVTTAEELDRETKSTHVFRVTAQDHGMPRRSALATLTILVTDTNDHDPVFEQQEYKESLRENLEVGYEVLTVRATDGDAPPNANILYRLLEGPGGSPSEVFEIDPRSGVIRTRGPVDREEVESYQLTVEASDQGRDPGPRSATAAVFLSVEDDNDNAPQFSEKRYVVQVREDVTPGAPVLRVTASDRDKGSNALVHYSIMSGNARGQFYLDAQTGALDVVSPLDYETTKEYTLRVRAQDGGRPPLSNVSGLVTVQVLDINDNAPIFVSTPFQATVLESVPLGYLVLHVQAIDADAGDNARLEYRLAGVGHDFPFTINNGTGWISVAAELDREEVDFYSFGVEARDHGTPALTASASVSVTILDVNDNNPTFTQPEYTVRLNEDAAVGTSVVTVSAVDRDAHSVITYQITSGNTRNRFSITSQSGGGLVSLALPLDYKLERQYVLAVTASDGTRQDTAQVVVNVTDANTHRPVFQSSHYTVNINEDRPAGTTVVLISATDEDTGENARITYFMEDSIPQFRIDADTGAVTTQAELDYEDQVSYTLAITARDNGIPQKSDTTYLEILVNDVNDNAPQFLRDSYEGSVYEDVPPFTSVLQISATDRDSGLNGRVFYTFQGGDDGDGDFIVESTSGIVRTLRRLDRENVAQYALRAYAVDKGMPPARTPMDVTVAVLDVNDNPPVFEQDEFDVFVEENSPIGLAVARVTATDPDEGTNAQIMYQIVEGNIPEVFQLDIFSGELTALVDLDYEDRPEYILVIQATSAPLVSRATVHVRLLDRNDNPPVLGNFEILFNNYVTNRSSSFPGGAIGRVPAHDPDISDSLTYSFERGNELSLVLLNASTGELRLSRALDNNRPLEAIMSVLVSDGVHSVTAQCALRVTIITDEMLTHSITLRLEDMSPERFLSPLLGLFIQAVAATLATPPDHVVVFNVQRDTDAPGGHILNVSLSVGQPPGPGGGPPFLPSEDLQERLYLNRSLLTAISAQRVLPFDDNICLREPCENYMRCVSVLRFDSSAPFIASSSVLFRPIHPVGGLRCRCPPGFTGDYCETEVDLCYSRPCGSHGRCRSREGGYTCLCRDGYTGEHCEVSARSGRCTPGVCKNGGTCVNLLVGGFKCDCPSGDFEKPFCQVTTRSFPARSFITFRGLRQRFHFTLALSFATKERDGLLLYNGRFNEKHDFVALEVIQEQVQLTFSAGESTTTVSPFVSGGVSDGQWHTVQLKYYNKPLLGQTGLPQGPSEQKVAVVTVDGCDTGVALRFGAVLGNYSCAAQGTQGGSKKSLDLTGPLLLGGVPDLPESFPVRTRHFVGCMRNLQVDSRHVDMADFIANNGTVPGCSAKKNVCDSNTCHNGGTCVNQWDAFSCECPLGFGGKSCAQEMANPQRFLGSSLVAWHGLSLPISQPWHLSLMFRTRQADGVLLQAVTRGRSTITLQLQEGHVVLSVEGTGLQASSLRLEPGRANDGDWHHAQLALGASGGPGHAILSFDYGQQRAEGNLGPRLHGLHLSNITVGGVPGPASGVARGFRGCLQGVRVSETSEGISSLDPSRGESINVEPGCSLPDPCDSNPCPANSYCSDDWDSYSCSCDPGYYGDNCTNVCDLNPCEHQSVCTRKPSDPHGYICKCPPNYLGPYCETRIDQPCPRGWWGHPTCGPCNCDVSKGFDPDCNKTSGECHCKENHYRPPGSPACLLCDCYPTGSLSRVCDPEDGQCPCKPGVIGRQCDRCDNPFAEVTTNGCEVNYDSCPRAIEAGIWWPRTRFGLPAAAPCPKGSFGTAVRHCDEHRGWLPPNLFNCTSVTFSELKGFAERLQRNESGLDSGRSQRLALLLRNATQHTAGYFGSDVKVAYQLAARLLAHESTQRGFGLSATQDVHFTENLLQVGSALLDAANKRHWELIQQTEGGTAWLLQHYEAYASALAQNMRHTYLSPFTIVTPNIVISVVRLDKGNFAGAKLPRYEALRGERPPDLETTVILPESVFRETPPMVRPAGLGEAQEPEELARRQRRHPELSQGEAVASVIIYRTLAGLLPHNYDPDKRSLRVPKRPVINTPVVSISVHDDEELLPRALDKPVTVQFRLLETEERTKPICVFWNHSILVSGTGGWSARGCEVVFRNESHVSCQCNHMTSFAVLMDVSRRENGEILPLKTLTYVALGVTLAALLLTFLFLTILRALRSNQHGIQRNLTAALGLAQLVFLLGINQADLPFACTVIAILLHFLYLCTFSWALLEALHLYRALTEVRDVNAGPMRFYYMLGWGVPAFITGLAVGLDPEGYGNPDFCWLSIYDTLIWSFAGPVAFAVSMSVFLYILAARASCAAQRQGFEKKGPVLGLRPSFAVLLLLSATWLLALLSVNSDTLLFHYLFAASNCIQQGGPESTQVCLQPQAQP; this is encoded by the exons ATGCGGAGCCCGGCGGCCCGCGCCCCACTTCCAACACCACTGCCGCTGCTACTGCTCCTGCTGCCGCCACTACTGGGAGACCAGGTGGGGCCCTGTCGTTCCCTGGGGCCCGGGGGACGCGGTTCCTCGGGGGCCTGCGCTCCCGTGGGCTGGCTCTGTCCAGCCTCATCCTCGAACCTCTGGCTCTACACCAGCCGCTGCAGGGATGCGGGGACGGAACTGACTGGCCATCTGGTGCCCCACCATGATGGTCTGAGGGTCTGGTGTCCAGAATCCGGGGCCCACATCCCCTTGCCGCCAGCGCCCGAAGGCTGCCCCTGGAGCTGTCGTCTTCTGGGCGTTGGAGGCCACCTTTCCCCACAGGGCAAACTTGCCCTGCCCCATGAGCACCTGTGCTTAAAGGCCCCACGGCTGAGATGCCAGTCCTGTAAGCTGGTGCAGACCCCAGGGTTCAGGGCAGGGGAAAGCTCGGCAGAAGCGTCCATGGGTGGACGTCGGAAGAGGAATGTGAATACAGCCCCCCAGTTTCAGCCCCCCAGCTACCAGGCCACAGTGCCCGAGAACCAGCCAGCAGGTACCCCTGTGGCATCTCTGCGGGCCATCGACCCAGATGAGGGTGAGGCAGGTCGGCTTGAGTACACTATGGATGCCCTCTTCGATAGCCGCTCCAACCATTTCTTCTCCCTGGACCCAATAACCGGTGCAGTAACCACAGCCGAGGAGCTGGATCGTGAGACCAAGAGCACCCATGTCTTCAGAGTCACGGCGCAGGATCACGGCATGCCCCGACGCAGTGCCCTGGCCACGCTCACCATCTTGGTGACTGATACCAACGATCACGACCCTGTTTTTGAGCAGCAGGAGTACAAGGAGAGCCTCAGGGAGAACCTGGAGGTGGGCTATGAGGTGCTCACCGTCAGAGCCACAGATGGTGACGCCCCTCCCAATGCCAATATTCTGTACCGCCTGCTggaggggcctgggggcagcCCCTCTGAAGTCTTTGAGATTGACCCTCGCTCTGGGGTAATACGAACCCGTGGCCCTGTGGATCGGGAAGAGGTGGAATCCTACCAGTTGACAGTGGAAGCAAGTGATCAGGGTCGGGACCCCGGTCCACGGAGTGCCACAGCTGCTGTTTTCCTGTCTGTGGAGGATGATAATGACAATGCCCCCCAGTTCAGCGAGAAGCGCTATGTGGTCCAGGTGCGGGAGGACGTGACCCCAGGAGCTCCGGTACTCCGGGTCACAGCCTCGGATAGAGACAAGGGCAGCAATGCCCTGGTGCATTACAGCATCATGAGTGGCAACGCGCGGGGACAGTTTTACTTAGATGCCCAGACTGGGGCTCTGGACGTGGTGAGCCCTCTTGACTATGAGACGACCAAGGAATACACCCTACGGGTTCGAGCACAGGATGGCGGCCGCCCCCCTCTCTCCAACGTCTCCGGCTTGGTGACAGTGCAGGTCCTGGATATCAATGACAATGCTCCCATCTTCGTCAGCACCCCCTTCCAGGCTACTGTCCTGGAGAGTGTCCCCTTAGGCTACCTGGTTCTCCATGTCCAGGCCATCGATGCTGATGCTGGTGACAATGCCCGCCTGGAATACCGCCTTGCGGGGGTGGGGCATGACTTCCCCTTCACCATCAACAATGGCACAGGCTGGATCTCCGTGGCTGCTGAGCTGGACCGGGAAGAGGTTGACTTCTACAGCTTTGGAGTAGAAGCCCGCGACCATGGCACCCCAGCACTCACTGCCTCGGCCAGTGTCAGCGTGACCATCCTGGATGTCAATGACAATAACCCGACCTTTACCCAACCAGAGTACACGGTGCGGCTCAACGAGGATGCGGCCGTGGGCACCAGCGTGGTGACGGTGTCGGCCGTGGACCGTGATGCCCACAGTGTCATCACCTACCAGATCACCAGCGGCAACACCCGAAACCGCTTCTCCATCACCAGCCAGAGTGGGGGGGGGCTGGTGTCCCTCGCCCTGCCGCTGGACTACAAGCTGGAGCGGCAGTACGTGCTGGCTGTTACTGCCTCCGATGGCACACGACAGGACACAGCACAAGTGGTGGTGAACGTCACCGACGCTAACACCCATCGTCCCGTGTTTCAGAGCTCTCACTACACGGTGAATATTAATGAGGACCGGCCAGCAGGCACCACGGTGGTGCTGATCAGTGccacagatgaggacacaggtGAGAATGCCCGCATCACCTACTTTATGGAGGACAGCATCCCTCAGTTCCGCATCGATGCAGATACAGGTGCTGTCACCACCCAGGCCGAGCTGGATTATGAGGACCAGGTGTCCTACACCCTGGCTATCACTGCCCGGGACAATGGCATTCCCCAGAAGTCTGACACCACCTACCTTGAGATCCTGGTGAATGATGTGAATGACAATGCCCCTCAGTTTCTGCGGGACTCCTACGAGGGCAGTGTCTATGAGGATGTGCCCCCCTTCACCAGTGTCCTGCAGATCTCGGCCACTGACCGTGACTCTGGCCTTAACGGCAGGGTCTTCTACACCTTCCAAGGAGGCGATGATGGAGATGGTGACTTTATCGTAGAGTCCACGTCAGGCATTGTGCGAACACTGCGGAGGCTGGATCGTGAAAATGTGGCCCAGTACGCCTTGCGGGCATATGCAGTGGACAAGGGGATGCCTCCAGCTCGCACGCCCATGGACGTGACGGTCGCTGTGTTGGATGTGAACGACAATCCACCTGTTTTTGAGCAGGATGAGTTTGATGTGTTTGTTGAAGAGAACAGCCCCATTGGGCTGGCTGTGGCCCGCGTCACAGCCACGGACCCTGACGAAGGCACTAATGCCCAGATCATGTACCAGATCGTGGAGGGCAACATCCCTGAGGTCTTCCAGCTGGACATCTTCTCTGGGGAGCTGACCGCTCTGGTGGACTTGGACTACGAGGACCGGCCTGAATACATCCTGGTCATCCAGGCCACGTCGGCTCCCCTGGTGAGCCGGGCTACAGTGCACGTCCGCCTGCTTGACCGCAATGACAACCCACCGGTGCTGGGCAACTTTGAGATCCTTTTCAACAACTACGTCACCAACCGCTCGAGCAGCTTCCCCGGGGGTGCCATCGGCCGGGTGCCTGCCCACGACCCTGACATCTCCGACAGCCTGACTTACAGCTTCGAGCGGGGAAACGAACTCAGCCTGGTCCTGCTCAACGCGTCCACGGGCGAGCTGAGGCTGAGTCGGGCACTGGACAACAACCGACCTCTGGAGGCCATCATGAGCGTGCTGGTGTCAG ATGGCGTGCACAGTGTGACCGCTCAGTGCGCACTGCGCGTCACCATCATTACCGACGAGATGCTCACGCACAGCATCACGCTGCGCCTGGAGGACATGTCGCCTGAGCGCTTCCTGTCGCCCCTACTGGGTCTCTTCATCCAGGCCGTGGCCGCCACGCTGGCCACACCCCCAGACCACGTGGTGGTCTTCAACGTGCAGCGGGACACGGACGCCCCAGGCGGCCACATCCTCAATGTGAGCCTGTCGGTGGGCCAGCCGCCAGGGCCCGGGGGCGggcctcccttcctgccttctgAGGACCTGCAGGAGCGCCTGTACCTCAACCGCAGTCTGCTCACGGCCATCTCGGCGCAGCGCGTGCTGCCCTTCGACGACAACATCTGCCTGCGCGAGCCCTGCGAGAACTACATGCGCTGCGTGTCGGTGCTGCGCTTCGACTCCTCCGCGCCCTTCATCGCCTCCTCCTCCGTGCTCTTCCGGCCCATTCACCCAGTCGGGGGGCTGCGCTGCCGCTGCCCGCCTGGCTTCACGGGCGACTACTGCGAGACGGAGGTGGACCTCTGCTACTCGCGGCCCTGCGGCTCCCACGGCCGCTGCCGCAGCCGTGAAGGCGGCTACACCTGCCTCTGCCGCGATGGCTACACCG GTGAGCACTGTGAGGTGAGTGCCCGCTCAGGCCGTTGCACCCCGGGTGTCTGCAAGAATGGGGGCACCTGTGTCAACCTGCTGGTGGGCGGCTTCAAGTGCGACTGCCCATCCGGAGACTTTGAGAAGCCCTTCTGCCAGGTGACCACGCGCAGCTTCCCCGCCCGCTCCTTCATCACCTTCCGGGGCCTACGCCAGCGCTTCCACTTCACCCTGGCCCTCTC GTTTGCCACCAAGGAGCGTGATGGGCTGCTGTTGTACAATGGGCGCTTCAACGAGAAGCATGACTTTGTGGCCCTCGAGGTGATCCAGGAGCAGGTCCAGCTCACCTTCTCTGCAG GGGAGTCGACCACCACCGTGTCCCCGTTCGTGTCCGGAGGGGTCAGTGACGGCCAGTGGCACACAGTGCAGCTGAAGTACTACAATAAG CCGCTGTTGGGTCAGACAGGGCTCCCGCAGGGCCCATCCGAGCAGAAGGTGGCTGTGGTGACCGTGGATGGCTGTGACACAGGGGTGGCCCTGCGCTTCGGAGCTGTGCTGGGCAACTACTCCTGCGCTGCCCAGGGCACCCAGGGTGGCAGCAAGAA GTCTCTGGACCTGACAGGGCCCCTGCTGCTGGGCGGGGTGCCTGACCTTCCTGAGAGCTTCCCTGTCCGAACCCGGCACTTCGTGGGCTGCATGAGGAACCTGCAGGTGGACAGCCGCCATGTCGACATGGCCGACTTCATTGCCAACAACGGCACCGTGCCCG GCTGCTCTGCCAAGAAGAACGTGTGTGACAGCAACACTTGCCACAATGGGGGCACCTGTGTGAACCAGTGGGATGCCTTCAGCTGCGAGTGCCCTCTGGGCTTCGGGGGCAAGAGCTGTGCCCAGG AAATGGCCAACCCGCAGCGCTTCCTGGGCAGCAGCCTGGTGGCCTGGCATGGCCTCTCGCTGCCCATCTCTCAGCCCTGGCACCTCAGCCTCATGTTCCGCACACGCCAGGCCGACGGCGTCCTGCTGCAGGCTGTCACCAGGGGCCGCAGCACCATCACCCTGCAG CTTCAGGAGGGCCACGTGGTGCTGAGCGTGGAGGGCACCGGACTCCAGGCCTCGTCTCTCCGGCTGGAGCCAGGCCGGGCCAATGATGGCGACTGGCACCATGCACAGCTGGCACTGGGAGCCAGTGGGGGCCCCGGCCACGCCATCCTGTCCTTCGACTATGGGCAGCAGCGGGCAGAGGGCAACCTGGGCCCCCGGCTGCATGGGCTACACCTGAGCAACATTACCGTTGGGGGAGTGCCTGGGCCGGCCAGTGGTGTGGCCCGTGGCTTCCGGGGCTGTTTGCAG GGTGTTCGGGTAAGCGAGACGTCCGAGGGTATTAGCAGTCTGGATCCCAGCCGTGGGGAAAGCATCAATGTGGAGCCAGGCTGTAGCCTGCCAGACCCCTgtgactcgaacccatgtcctgcCAACAGCTATTGCAGTGACGACTGGGACAGCTATTCCTGCAGCTGCGATCCAG GTTACTATGGTGACAACTGTACTAACGTGTGTGACCTGAACCCATGTGAGCATCAGTCCGTGTGTACCCGAAAGCCCAGTGACCCCCATGGCTATATCTGCAAGTGTCCCCCAAATTACCTTGGGCCATACTGTGAGACCAG GATTGACCAGCCTTGCCCCCGAGGCTGGTGGGGACACCCCACATGCGGCCCATGCAACTGTGACGTCAGCAAAGGCTTCGATCCGGATTGCAACAAGACAAGCGGCGAGTGCCACTGCAAG gagaaCCACTACCGGCCCCCTGGCAGCCCCGCCTGCCTGCTGTGTGACTGCTACCCCACGGGCTCTCTGTCCCGAGTCTGTGACCCTGAGGATGGCCAGTGTCCATGCAAGCCAGGTGTCATTGGGCGCCAGTGTGATCGCTGTGACAACCCTTTTGCTGAGGTCACCACCAACGGCTGTGAAG TGAATTATGACAGCTGCCCACGGGCCATCGAGGCTGGGATCTGGTGGCCCCGTACCCGCTTCGGGCTGCCTgctgctgccccctgccccaaAGGCTCCTTTG GGACTGCTGTGCGCCACTGTGACGAGCACAGAGGGTGGCTCCCCCCAAACCTCTTCAACTGCACATCAGTCACCTTCTCAGAGCTGAAGGGCTTT GCTGAGCGGCTGCAGCGAAACGAGTCAGGCCTGGACTCGGGGCGCTCCCAGCGGCTGGCCCTGCTTCTGCGTAACGCTACCCAACACACGGCTGGCTACTTCGGAAGTGACGTCAAGGTGGCCTACCAGCTGGCCGCTCGGCTACTGGCCCACGAGAGCACCCAGCGAGGCTTCGGGTTGTCCGCCACACAGGATGTGCACTTCACCGAG AATCTGCTGCAGGTGGGCAGCGCCCTCCTGGATGCAGCCAACAAGCGGCACTGGGAGCTGATCCAGCAGACAGAGGGTGGCACCGCTTGGCTGCTCCAGCACTATGAGGCCTACGCCAGTGCCCTGGCCCAGAACATGCGGCACACCTACCTAAGCCCCTTCACCATCGTCACGCCCAACATTG TCATCTCTGTAGTTCGCCTGGACAAGGGGAACTTCGCTGGGGCCAAGCTGCCCCGCTACGAGGCGCTGAGAGGGGAGCGGCCCCCGGACCTTGAGACAACGGTCATTCTGCCTGAGTCCGTCTTCAGAG AAACGCCCCCCATGGTCAGGCCTGCGGGCCTTGGAGAGGCCCAGGAGCCAGAGGAGCTGGCACGGCGTCAGCGGCGGCACCCGGAGCTGAGTCAGGGTGAGGCGGTGGCCAGTGTCATCATCTACCGCACCCTGGCTGGGCTACTGCCCCATAACTACGACCCAGACAAGCGCAGCCTGAG AGTTCCCAAACGCCCTGTCATCAACACGCCCGTGGTGAGCATCAGCGTCCATGACGATGAGGAGCTTCTGCCCCGTGCTTTGGACAAGCCAGTCACGGTGCAGTTCCGGCTGCTGGAGACGGAGGAGCGGACGAAGCCCATCTGTGTCTTCTGGAACCATTCGATCCT GGTCAGTGGCACAGGTGGCTGGTCAGCCCGAGGCTGCGAAGTCGTCTTCCGCAACGAGAGCCACGTCAGCTGCCAGTGCAACCACATGACGAGCTTCGCTGTGCTCATGGACGTGTCCAGGCGGGAG AATGGGGAGATCCTGCCACTGAAGACACTGACCTATGTGGCCCTAGGGGTCACCTTGGCTGCCCTACTGCTCACTTTCCTCTTCCTCACTATTCTGCGTGCCCTGCGCTCCAACCAGCACGGCATCCAACGGAACCTGACTGCCGCCCTGGGCCTAGCTCAGCTGGTCTTCCTCCTGGGAATCAACCAGGCTGACCTCCCT TTTGCCTGCACAGTCATCGCCATCCTGCTGCACTTCCTGTACCTCTGCACCTTTTCCTGGGCTCTGCTGGAGGCCTTGCACCTGTACCGGGCGCTCACCGAGGTGCGCGACGTCAATGCCGGCCCCATGCGCTTCTACTACATGCTAGGCTGGGGTGTGCCCGCCTTCATCACAG GTCTAGCCGTGGGCCTGGACCCGGAAGGCTATGGGAACCCTGACTTCTGCTGGCTCTCCATCTACGATACGCTCATCTGGAGTTTTGCTGGCCCCGTGGCCTTTGCTGTCTCG ATGAGTGTCTTCCTGTACATCCTGGCGGCCCGGGCGTCCTGTGCTGCCCAGCGGCAGGGCTTTGAGAAGAAAGGCCCTGT cttgGGCCTGCGGCCCTCCTTCGCTGTCCTCCTGCTGCTGAGCGCCACGTGGCTACTGGCACTGCTGTCTGTCAACAGTGACACCCTCCTCTTCCACTACCTCTTTGCTGCTTCCAATTGCATCCAG CAAGGAGGTCCGGAAAGCACTCAAGTTTGCCTGCAGCCGCAAGCCCAGCCCTGA